Proteins encoded together in one Erinaceus europaeus chromosome 11, mEriEur2.1, whole genome shotgun sequence window:
- the GSTM3 gene encoding glutathione S-transferase Mu 3, with product MSSKSAMVLGYWDIRGLAHAIRMLLEFTDSSYEEKHYTCGEAPDYDRSQWLDVKFKLDLDFPNLPYLMDGKNKITQSNAIMRYIARKHNLCGETEEEKIRVDIMENQIMDFRMQLVKLCYNPDHEKLKPQYLEQLPGQLKLFSLFLGKFSWFAGEKITFVDFLTYDVLDQNRMFEPKCLDEFPNLKDFMCRFEALEKIASYMQSDRFFKLPINNKMAQWGNKRLC from the exons ATGTCGTCCAAGTCGGCTATGGTTCTGGGCTACTGGGATATTCGCGGG ctgGCGCACGCCATCCGCATGCTGCTGGAGTTCACCGACTCGAGCTACGAGGAGAAGCACTACACGTGCGGGGAAG CTCCTGACTATGATAGAAGCCAATGGCTGGACGTGAAATTCAAGCTAGACCTGGACTTTCCGAAC CTTCCCTATCTCATGGATGGTAAGAACAAGATCACCCAGAGTAATGCTATCATGCGCTACATCGCTCGCAAGCACAATCTCT GTGGCGAGACTGAAGAAGAAAAGATTCGAGTGGACATCATGGAAAACCAAATAATGGATTTCCGCATGCAGCTAGTCAAGCTCTGCTATAACCCTGACCAT gaAAAACTGAAGCCTCAGTACCTGGAACAGCTCCCAGGACAACTGAAACTATTTTCCTTGTTCTTGGGGAAATTCTCCTGGTTTGCAGGGGAAAAG ATTACCTTTGTGGATTTCCTTACCTATGATGTCTTGGATCAGAACCGTATGTTTGAGCCCAAGTGTCTGGATGAATTTCCAAATCTGAAGGATTTCATGTGCCGTTTTGAG GCtttggagaaaatagcctcctaCATGCAATCTGATCGCTTCTTCAAGTTGCCCATCAACAACAAGATGGCCCAGTGGGGCAACAAGAGATTATGCTGA
- the LOC103119124 gene encoding glutathione S-transferase Mu 2-like yields the protein MSMTLGYWDIRGLAHAIRLLLEYTGTKYEEKRYTIGDAPNYDRSQWLNEKFKLGLDFPNLPYLIDGSRRLTQSNAILRYIARKHNLCGETEEERIRMDILENQAMDTLLQMARVCYNPDFEKLKPDYLKGLPEILKQYSDFLGKRPWFAGAKLSYVDFVAYAILDMLRVFEPKCLDAFSNLKDFMARFEGLEKIAAYMKSSRFLPRPLFLKMATWTGK from the exons ATGTCCATGACTTTGGGCTACTGGGACATCCGCGGG CTGGCCCATGCCATCCGCCTGCTCCTGGAATACACAGGCACCAAGTACGAGGAGAAGAGATACACGATAGGAGATG CTCCCAACTATGACAGAAGCCAGTGGCTGAATGAAAAGTTCAAGCTGGGCCTGGACTTCCCCAAT CTGCCCTACCTGATTGATGGGTCTCGCAGGCTGACACAGAGCAACGCCATCCTGCGCTACATTGCCCGCAAGCACAACCTGT gtggggagacagaagaggagaggatTCGCATGGACATTTTGGAGAATCAGGCTATGGACACCCTTTTACAAATGGCGAGGGTCTGCTATAACCCTGACTTT GAGAAACTGAAGCCTGATTACTTGAAAGGACTTCCTGAAATCTTGAAGCAGTACTCAGACTTCTTGGGGAAGAGACCCTGGTTTGCAGGGGCCAAG CTCAGTTATGTGGATTTTGTGGCTTATGCCATTCTTGACATGCTCCGAGTGTTTGAGCCCAAGTGTCTGGATGCCTTCTCAAACCTGAAGGACTTCATGGCCCGCTTTGAG GGTCTGGAGAAGATCGCTGCCTACATGAAGTCCAGCCGCTTTCTTCCTCGTCCTCTGTTTCTCAAAATGGCCACATGGACAGGCAAATAG
- the LOC103119101 gene encoding glutathione S-transferase Mu 1-like isoform X1, with protein MERLYFRLPFLPAPGQRVNSITTAGRSLYSEHQKWHSDHDLCLLGHSWAPDYDRSQWLNEKFKLGLDFPNLPYLIDGAHRLTQSNAILRYIARKHNLCGETEEERIRVDLLENQAMDTRLELAWLCYNTDFVKLKPEYLKELPEKVKQYSDFLGKRLWFAGDKLTFVDFLAYDALDRLRILQPKCLEAFANLKDFMDRFEHLEKIAAYMKSSRYHPHPLFLKIAVWGNK; from the exons ATGGAAAGGCTGTACTTCAGGCTCCCCTTTTTACCAGCTCCTGGCCAAAGGGTAAATTCCATTACAACTGCAGGAAGGTCCCTCTATTCAGAGCAccagaagtggcacagtgacCATGATCTTTGCCTACTGGGACATTCGTGGG CTCCTGACTATGACAGAAGCCAATGGCTGAATGAAAAATTCAAGCTGGGCCTGGACTTCCCCAAC CTGCCTTACCTGATTGATGGGGCTCACAGACTGACGCAGAGCAATGCCATCCTGCGCTACATTGCCCGCAAGCACAACCTGT gtggagagacagaagaggagagaatccGTGTGGACCTTTTGGAGAACCAGGCCATGGACACTCGCCTGGAATTAGCCTGGCTCTGCTACAATACTGACTTT GTGAAGCTGAAGCCTGAGTATTTGAAAGAACTTCCTGAAAAAGTGAAGCAGTACTCAGACTTTCTGGGGAAGAGGCTGTGGTTTGCAGGGGACAAG CTCACCTTTGTGGATTTCCTGGCTTATGATGCCCTTGACCGACTCCGTATATTACAACCAAAATGCTTGGAAGCCTTTGCAAACCTGAAGGACTTTATGGATCGTTTTGAG CATCTAGAGAAGATTGCTGCCTACATGAAGTCCAGTCGCTACCACCCACACCCCCTGTTTCTAAAGATCGCCGTGTGGGGCAACAAATAG
- the LOC103119101 gene encoding glutathione S-transferase Mu 1-like isoform X2: MIFAYWDIRGLAHSIRLLLEYTGSKYEEKKYSMGDAPDYDRSQWLNEKFKLGLDFPNLPYLIDGAHRLTQSNAILRYIARKHNLCGETEEERIRVDLLENQAMDTRLELAWLCYNTDFVKLKPEYLKELPEKVKQYSDFLGKRLWFAGDKLTFVDFLAYDALDRLRILQPKCLEAFANLKDFMDRFEHLEKIAAYMKSSRYHPHPLFLKIAVWGNK, from the exons ATGATCTTTGCCTACTGGGACATTCGTGGG CTGGCTCACTCCATCCGCCTGCTGTTGGAATATACAGGTTCCAAGTATGAGGAGAAGAAGTACTCCATGGGAGATG CTCCTGACTATGACAGAAGCCAATGGCTGAATGAAAAATTCAAGCTGGGCCTGGACTTCCCCAAC CTGCCTTACCTGATTGATGGGGCTCACAGACTGACGCAGAGCAATGCCATCCTGCGCTACATTGCCCGCAAGCACAACCTGT gtggagagacagaagaggagagaatccGTGTGGACCTTTTGGAGAACCAGGCCATGGACACTCGCCTGGAATTAGCCTGGCTCTGCTACAATACTGACTTT GTGAAGCTGAAGCCTGAGTATTTGAAAGAACTTCCTGAAAAAGTGAAGCAGTACTCAGACTTTCTGGGGAAGAGGCTGTGGTTTGCAGGGGACAAG CTCACCTTTGTGGATTTCCTGGCTTATGATGCCCTTGACCGACTCCGTATATTACAACCAAAATGCTTGGAAGCCTTTGCAAACCTGAAGGACTTTATGGATCGTTTTGAG CATCTAGAGAAGATTGCTGCCTACATGAAGTCCAGTCGCTACCACCCACACCCCCTGTTTCTAAAGATCGCCGTGTGGGGCAACAAATAG
- the LOC103119101 gene encoding glutathione S-transferase Mu 5-like isoform X3 — MERLYFRLPFLPAPGQRVNSITTAGRSLYSEHQKWHSDHDLCLLGHSWAPDYDRSQWLNEKFKLGLDFPNLPYLIDGAHRLTQSNAILRYIARKHNLCGETEEERIRVDLLENQAMDTRLELAWLCYNTDFVSPYWWTGKDIIKEPRMCVPFAVSCLQHLNSLVSLICQAAPSTATEQLSQHDCDSNL; from the exons ATGGAAAGGCTGTACTTCAGGCTCCCCTTTTTACCAGCTCCTGGCCAAAGGGTAAATTCCATTACAACTGCAGGAAGGTCCCTCTATTCAGAGCAccagaagtggcacagtgacCATGATCTTTGCCTACTGGGACATTCGTGGG CTCCTGACTATGACAGAAGCCAATGGCTGAATGAAAAATTCAAGCTGGGCCTGGACTTCCCCAAC CTGCCTTACCTGATTGATGGGGCTCACAGACTGACGCAGAGCAATGCCATCCTGCGCTACATTGCCCGCAAGCACAACCTGT gtggagagacagaagaggagagaatccGTGTGGACCTTTTGGAGAACCAGGCCATGGACACTCGCCTGGAATTAGCCTGGCTCTGCTACAATACTGACTTTGTGAGTCCTTACTGGTGGACTGGGAAAGACATCATTAAGGAGCCCAGAATGTGTGTTCCATTTGCAGTGTCCTGCTTGCAGCATTTGAATTCCTTGGTGTCACTGATCTGCCAAGCAGCTCCCTCTACTGCAACAGAGCAGCTCTCACAACACGACTGTGATAGCAATCTGTAA